GACGGCCGCTCCTATCTCCTCGCCCGCATCATCGAGGCTCCGGCGGGACGCCTCTTCGTCAATGCCATCGACCGGCAGACGGGTGTGCGGCGCTACACGCGCGAGTACCGGCTGGGCTTCCCCCTGCTGTACATCCTGCTGCTCGACACCGACCGCGCCGGCGTCATCTACCTGGGCGTCGCGGGGACGCTCCCGAAGAGCCCCGGCGCCGCGCCCTCCGAGCATGGCGTCATGCTGCTCTGCCTGGATGCGCTGGAGGGCAAGGTGCTGGGCCAGACGCAGCTGCCCCTCAGCACGATGCCCGAGGAGACCTTCCGGGACTTCGCCGTCCTCGACGAGGGCGGCGTCATCTACCAATACCGCACCGAGGCCGGCGTCTCCCTGCGACGCGCGGACTGCCGGTAGCCCGGGGCGGTGCCGTCCCTAGGCGGCTTCCGCGCCGACCCGGCGGACGTTGACGACGGGTGCCACACCCGGCATGGGCGTCTGGAGCCAGGTCCACGACTCGCCGTTCCACAGCTGCTCCTGCCAGCCCAGGCGCGCCGCGGCTTCACGCGCCCGGCTCCCCTTGGCGATGAGCGCCCAGCCGACGCGCGACTGCTTGCACTCCCCGCTCTTGAACTTCAGCAGCCGCTGCTGGCCACGCGCCTCTTCGAGGTCCGCATCCCAGAGCGCCTGATGGCGGAGCCCCTCTCCCTGGTAGTTCACGAGGTTCCGGTCACACCACGCGAACACATCCCTCGCCTTGACCAACGGCGAGCCCTTCGAGAGTTCCGTGACAGCTTCCACCAGGAGGGAGGCGGTGAGAACGCGCATGGGGCGGTGACCTCAGGGGGCGGGCAACGACACCACCCAACCTACTGAGTCGACGAGCTCGAACGGCCATGGGATCTCCGTGACTTTGTCATGGTTCTGTCATGGAAACCCGACACGCTCGGCAACCCGCACGACGAGAGCACCGGTGCCGCACCACGTCAGAAGCTGCGCGAGGCTCGACGCGATGCGTGTTCGCATCGGCCTCGCGCGTCAAAGGCGGCCACCTGTGGCTGCGTCCTCAGCCGCCGTTCTCCAGCTTCTTCTGACGTGCGCCCTTCACCTGGGCGTTCTTCGGGAACAGCTTCGCGGCCATCCTCCAGTCGAGCGCCCTGCCCATGCCCGGCTTCGCCGGCTCGCCGCCCGTCGGCTTCGGCGCAATCTGGCTCCACTCCTCGGCGGTGAAGCGGCTCGTCACCTGCGAGGTGCGCGCGAACCAGCTCGCGTAGAAGGCCGGGTCGACCTCGAAGCCACCGTCCGCGACCACGTTCCCTTCCGCCTTCTTGAACGGCAGGTCGGCGAGAAGGTGCATCGACTTCTCGTCCACCGTGGGCGGCGGCATGCCCAGCGTCGAGCGGAACGCCGCCCAGTTGCGGAAGAACGCGTTGTTCGTGAGCACGACCTCGCTCAGGTTCGAGCTCGACTTCACCGCGAAGTTGTCCACGTACTGGAACACATTCCCGTCCACCACCGCCGGGGTGTTCCCACCCAGGGAGACGCCGCTGCCCGTCGCGCTCGAGCCGTCGTGCGGCCGGTTCCGGTTCCAGACGAACAGGATGGTGTTGTTGCGCACCTGCGCCGGCCGCGTGCCGAAGCCGCCCGTCACGCGGATGGCGTCGCTGAAGACATTCGCCACGATGTTGTTCTCGAAGGTGACCACGTTGCTCATCCGGATGGCCGCGCCCGCGCCGTTGACGAACGTGCAGTTGCGGACCACCGTCTCCGGCGACGACACCCAGACGTGCTCGTTGTCCGGTGAGGCGTTCAGGTCGAGGAAGCCGTCCTTGTCGTAGGTGTTCACCGTGCGGCGGTCGAAGACGAACCCATCCACGATGAGCCCGGTGTGGTCGCCATTCCCCTCCAGGAGGTAGCCCTGCGGCGACGTCTTCGAGTCCGCCGGCCAGTGGAGGAGGCTCGGCGTGTTCCAGGGGTCGCGCTTGGTGAAGTCGCGGTCCCAGCCGCCGAGCAGCGCGAGGTACTGCTTCCCGTCGACAATCCACTTCCCGCTCTTCAGCTTGCCGCCGTACTCCCCCTCGGCCACGAGGATGCGGTCGCCCTTCCCCGCCCGCTCGAGGGCCTGGAACGGGTCGCGGAACGGCTTCTCCCGCGAGCCGTCTCCCCCGCTCTCGCCGGCGCGCACGAACCAGTCCCGCCCCTTCGGGCGCTCGGACGCGACGGCCTCCTTCTCGAAGGGCTCGATGGAGTCGATGACGACGGCATACTTCGGGTAGCCGCTCTCGCGGGCGCGCGCGGTGCCACGCACGACGAAGAGGTCTCGCGGCGGGCCCGAGCCGTAGTTCGGGATGGCGTCGATGCTGCGCTCGGTCGCCGTGCCCTTCTTGAAGTAGCCGATGGTGCGGACCTGGTTCTTCGCATCGACCAGGTGGACGGCCTTGTGCGTGTCGCGCGAGGTGCCCGAGGGCCCGTTGTCCGGGTTGGCCACGCCCTGCACTCCGGCGATGAGCTCGACGTCCTTGCCATCATGCGCCTTCGGGTTCGCGGCGAGGCTGTCGAGGCCGACCTTGGAGTAGGCCTTCGACGAGGTGGCAGCCACGGCCGCCGAGAAATTCACCGGCAGCGCCTTCACGCGCGCGCCCTGCTTCAGCGAGGGATTCTTCGGCGCGGCGAGCGCGGCGACCGCCTGCGGGGGGTACGCCGGGGCGAAGAGCTCGGCCGGCTCGCCCGTCGCGGAGAAGCCTGCCTCCGTCCGCGTCGCCTCCCACGCCTTCGCGTCGAACTTCTTCCCGAGCATGGTGCGGCGGGTGAGCTTCTCGTACCAGGTCGCATCGAACGGGAGCTTCGGGTCGACCGCGACGTTGCCCCCCGCCTTCGCGAAGCCGGCGTCCTCGGCCTCCTCGATGTCCGAGTCGTCGAGCGAGGACTTCTTGCCCTGGAAGTAGAAGGTGACGTTCGAGTACAGGTTGCGCCAGAACGCGTTGCCCTGGAGCGTCACCTTCGCGGGCGCCGGCACCTGCACGCCGTGGTTGTCGGAGTGGAGGATGACGTTGTTCTCGACGATGGCCTTGTTCGTCACGTCGATGCCGGAGCCCTCCGTGCCGCCTTCCGTGATGGCCTTCGTCGCCCAGACGAAGGCGATGGTGTTGTTGCGAATCGTGACGGGCGCGTCGTGGTCGCCGCCGCCCCTGGAGATGATGGCCGCGTAGATGGAGTTGACGATGATGTTGTTCTCCACCACCGCGCCCGGCGACGCCCGCACCGCGTTGATGGAATTGACAATCATGCAGTTGCGGAGGATGCCGCCCTTCGCGAGGTCGACCGCGCCGTTGCGCTGGAGCGCCTTCGGGTCGAAGTTCCCGCCCTCGCCCGCGTACTCGTAGTAGTCCTGCATGTCGATGAGGAAGCCATCGATGGTGGCGCCGGGGGTGTCGCGCACGGTGCTGGTGCTGACGCGCGCGAGCGAGACATCCGGCCGGTTCGCCGCGCCCCGCCGCCAGGTGAGCTCGGTCGGATTCTTCCAGGGGTTCCGCTCACGGAAGTCCGCGTCGTAGCCCCCGAGCAGCTCGACTCCGGGGAACTGGAGCTCCCAGTTCCCCTTCTCGAGCTTGCCGAAGTACCGGCCGGCGGCCACGTGCACCTTGTCCTTCGCCTCGACGCGCTCGAGCGCCATCCAGGGGTCGCCAAAGGGCTTCTCGCGTGAGCCGTCACCGCCGGTGGCCCCCGCGCGAACGAACCAGTCTCGCGCGTGTGCCGGGAGGGCGAGACAGACCGAGGACAGGACGAGCAGCAGACTCAGGACACGATGCATGAAGATTTCCTGGGAACGAAGGCGGCGGGAGCAATGGGAGGCCCGACCCCGCGAGCCAGCGCGGATCGAGCGGGGCAGGAGTTCAGAGCGCATGCAAACCCCACGGTCTTCACCCGTCTCGACATGTACCTGGCCCCCTCGCGGCCGAGCATAGAAGGAGTCACCCCGATACGGCTAGGGGTGACATGCGAAACACAGACATCCATCGGGACCTTCTCAGTGGAGGGGTGCACTTCTCCACCGCCGGCAGATGACGCCGGGTGCGTGACACCTTGCGGCGGTTGATTTCCCTTCCGGGCGAGCCCTGGTGAGGCGGTACGGTGGATGCTCCGGTCGCGACCGCCTCGCAACGAATGCCGTCCCCCACTTGAGGGGCCGCGCCCGGTTCGCCGCGCCGCGCGTCCCATGGACTCGCGGCCGAAGTAGGGAGGGTCCCCCATGAAGCTGAAGCCGTCCGGCCAGCGGGGCGCGTTCGTCGCGCTCGCGCTGTCCATGCTGGGAAGCAGTGCCTGGGCGCAGGAGTCGCGCGGTGGTCCTCGGGATGAGACCCGGGAGATTGAAGAGCGCAAGCGCTGGTTCATCGAGTCGCGCGGGCTGGACAAGGTGCGCGCCAACCCACGGGCCGAGCGCGCCAGGGCCGTCAACGAGCTGCGCCAGATGCGTGGCGCGCGCGAGCGCACGCTCTCCCTGGCGGGCGAGGTGTGGACGTCCATGGGCCCGTCGGCCATGAACATGGGCAGCTGGACGATGGGCCGCGTCTCGGGCCGGGTGAATGCCGTCGTCCCCCACCCCACCGACGAGAACACCGTCTACTTCGGAGCCGCCGCCGGCGGCGTGTGGAAGACCACCAACGCGGGCGCCAGCTGGACGCCGATGTTCGACGCCGTGGGCACGCTGCCCATCGGCGCCATCCACG
This genomic window from Pyxidicoccus xibeiensis contains:
- a CDS encoding right-handed parallel beta-helix repeat-containing protein — translated: MHRVLSLLLVLSSVCLALPAHARDWFVRAGATGGDGSREKPFGDPWMALERVEAKDKVHVAAGRYFGKLEKGNWELQFPGVELLGGYDADFRERNPWKNPTELTWRRGAANRPDVSLARVSTSTVRDTPGATIDGFLIDMQDYYEYAGEGGNFDPKALQRNGAVDLAKGGILRNCMIVNSINAVRASPGAVVENNIIVNSIYAAIISRGGGDHDAPVTIRNNTIAFVWATKAITEGGTEGSGIDVTNKAIVENNVILHSDNHGVQVPAPAKVTLQGNAFWRNLYSNVTFYFQGKKSSLDDSDIEEAEDAGFAKAGGNVAVDPKLPFDATWYEKLTRRTMLGKKFDAKAWEATRTEAGFSATGEPAELFAPAYPPQAVAALAAPKNPSLKQGARVKALPVNFSAAVAATSSKAYSKVGLDSLAANPKAHDGKDVELIAGVQGVANPDNGPSGTSRDTHKAVHLVDAKNQVRTIGYFKKGTATERSIDAIPNYGSGPPRDLFVVRGTARARESGYPKYAVVIDSIEPFEKEAVASERPKGRDWFVRAGESGGDGSREKPFRDPFQALERAGKGDRILVAEGEYGGKLKSGKWIVDGKQYLALLGGWDRDFTKRDPWNTPSLLHWPADSKTSPQGYLLEGNGDHTGLIVDGFVFDRRTVNTYDKDGFLDLNASPDNEHVWVSSPETVVRNCTFVNGAGAAIRMSNVVTFENNIVANVFSDAIRVTGGFGTRPAQVRNNTILFVWNRNRPHDGSSATGSGVSLGGNTPAVVDGNVFQYVDNFAVKSSSNLSEVVLTNNAFFRNWAAFRSTLGMPPPTVDEKSMHLLADLPFKKAEGNVVADGGFEVDPAFYASWFARTSQVTSRFTAEEWSQIAPKPTGGEPAKPGMGRALDWRMAAKLFPKNAQVKGARQKKLENGG